One genomic region from Campylobacter sp. RM5004 encodes:
- a CDS encoding phage major capsid protein, whose protein sequence is MSDCEFSLAQALKLQAGVIKSSDLRFNLSEYQKTNTMLELPKSFGHQFANPFNGYLNDNLKGATHDEFRADLLVEQMRIESDILNKCRMFAGLTNEIVIPKDLSTLTAEKVAYGTEQASQNLDFDVLKISPVTLRITVKLTHQMLYMSDFDLESIVWRESVRAFKAKFENMALYEGYGEVGKFAGLFATNGIARNDNYMKAPTFAKTLDFENALISANYDPSNTEFYANKTDINILRTTEKSANTGIYLIDKDNTLAGNKISHCQTLKKEIWCLVILAI, encoded by the coding sequence ATGAGCGATTGTGAATTTTCATTAGCACAAGCATTAAAGCTACAAGCTGGAGTGATTAAGAGTAGTGATTTAAGATTTAATCTAAGTGAATATCAAAAAACAAACACAATGTTAGAATTGCCAAAATCATTCGGTCATCAGTTTGCAAATCCGTTTAATGGCTATTTAAACGACAATTTAAAAGGTGCAACACACGATGAGTTTAGAGCTGATTTATTAGTAGAACAAATGAGAATAGAAAGCGATATTTTAAATAAATGTCGTATGTTTGCAGGACTTACAAATGAAATCGTAATCCCAAAAGATCTCTCAACGCTAACAGCTGAAAAAGTTGCTTACGGAACAGAACAAGCAAGTCAAAATTTAGACTTTGATGTATTAAAAATAAGTCCTGTAACACTTAGAATTACAGTAAAGCTTACTCATCAAATGTTATATATGAGTGATTTTGATCTTGAAAGCATTGTTTGGAGAGAGAGCGTAAGAGCATTTAAAGCTAAGTTTGAAAATATGGCTTTATACGAAGGTTATGGCGAAGTTGGTAAGTTTGCAGGATTGTTCGCTACAAATGGCATAGCTAGAAACGATAATTATATGAAAGCTCCTACATTTGCTAAAACTCTTGATTTTGAAAACGCTTTAATAAGTGCTAATTATGATCCAAGCAATACTGAGTTTTATGCAAATAAAACAGATATTAATATCTTAAGAACTACAGAAAAATCAGCAAATACAGGTATTTATCTAATAGATAAAGATAACACCTTAGCAGGCAATAAAATCTCACATTGTCAAACGCTAAAAAAGGAGATATGGTGTTTGGTGATTTTAGCAATCTAG
- a CDS encoding DUF5675 family protein, translating into MKKLIVHRDLRTPQATLSVWDLRAENNESLFECYGCEPPGEPTNEINNDKPLLPGLYNASYYYSYKFKRVLARLWSDNPKNYLSWDKAVAIHTGNTDADTHSCLLPGKTRNNIGVWQSKMAFDELNTHLPNPKCYLDKNNNPKLDSNGKPLVAFLVEIY; encoded by the coding sequence ATGAAAAAACTAATAGTTCATAGAGATTTAAGAACCCCACAAGCAACCCTTAGCGTGTGGGATTTAAGAGCAGAAAATAATGAGAGTTTGTTTGAATGTTACGGTTGTGAGCCACCAGGCGAACCTACAAATGAAATAAATAACGATAAACCACTTTTGCCTGGTCTATACAATGCAAGTTATTATTATAGTTATAAGTTTAAGCGTGTTTTAGCCAGACTTTGGAGCGATAATCCTAAAAATTACTTGTCGTGGGATAAGGCAGTGGCAATTCATACAGGCAACACTGACGCAGATACTCATTCTTGCTTACTTCCTGGCAAGACAAGAAACAATATAGGTGTTTGGCAAAGTAAGATGGCTTTTGATGAGCTAAATACGCATTTGCCTAATCCAAAATGCTATCTTGATAAAAACAATAACCCAAAACTTGATTCAAACGGAAAGCCTTTAGTAGCTTTCTTAGTGGAAATTTATTAA
- a CDS encoding phage major tail tube protein, with translation MRIEPQALTGANLTMNGIKCKGALVEADLPEHEFITKEVAASIGRKEMVLPTLKPQNLKVVVNAVDNKMFALAFNPSLKRTLIALENNLSDNDKNTSYKVVAKGKIKKITPSKIAMEEEIKVEIEMTCYAYHELVDMKPVFSYDIDNESLKPDGVTDIYAEIRSNI, from the coding sequence ATGAGAATAGAACCACAAGCTCTAACAGGGGCAAACCTAACAATGAACGGTATTAAATGTAAAGGTGCTTTAGTAGAAGCAGATTTGCCAGAGCATGAATTTATTACAAAAGAAGTAGCTGCGAGCATTGGCAGAAAAGAGATGGTTTTACCAACATTAAAACCACAGAATCTAAAAGTAGTTGTTAATGCAGTTGACAATAAGATGTTTGCCCTTGCATTTAACCCAAGCTTAAAAAGAACGCTAATCGCACTTGAAAATAACCTAAGTGATAACGATAAAAACACTAGTTATAAAGTCGTAGCAAAAGGCAAGATTAAAAAAATCACACCATCAAAAATAGCAATGGAAGAAGAAATTAAAGTAGAAATAGAAATGACTTGTTATGCATATCACGAGCTAGTAGATATGAAGCCAGTATTTAGCTATGACATAGATAACGAGAGCTTAAAACCTGATGGCGTTACAGACATTTACGCAGAAATTAGAAGTAATATTTAA
- a CDS encoding phage tail tape measure protein has protein sequence MVDTKEAFDNIVSNGTKAFAGFYTLKNTFGKYVSAAASFEEGINSIKNPLALSEEQKKAYENAIKNLARTTPTATSELIAMSGALIQNGVSASSLNEMTTLTNKVAIGFGLDSTKAAELTGKLHQMWLKADEINLLAGQIHNLGESLQTNPQAILNVVDKLGESGKQIGFSLEQTAALSGALNSLGVGANESEKAIEKLYESFAKGDNNAFLQMGIDPQDFANALKQNTDVTLQAFMKMISKYDSHTQKQLLTSLVGAKESTALLKLAHNMDIYTKAKKKMNDANAKSKLDGEVAAVQQGFNNQLKVFNNSVTDLWQNIGNALLPTVSTLLDYLTSGIQLVSDFTANHQTLTQVIVGGVSALVAYKSALFALESGKNIFKLIGLPITALNERIKLSAFLARGTGTAMQTSSKLSISSIWAVSRALTLACASNPIGLIITAIVGIGFAVWKNWDIIKSFFSGVYDGFMSAFAPITESLTPTFNTIGNVISWVWDKIKAFFSFFTTQTEYSSEQLENARSTGERFGQGLAKAFEIVMMPVRGLIYLMQELISWITKAYDYTVGLIDKASEIKSKIGDSIGDAWDNTKKAFSTGFGLWGDDEPKVEQKAIKNTQVNELIKLNVEYDKAKQEQVINNQNKQKSITDNKQINIYVDNQQSAQEIATIVQAQDYSFADM, from the coding sequence GTGGTTGATACTAAAGAAGCGTTTGACAATATAGTTAGCAATGGCACTAAAGCTTTTGCAGGATTTTATACTCTTAAAAATACATTTGGAAAATATGTAAGTGCTGCTGCAAGTTTTGAAGAAGGCATTAATAGTATTAAAAATCCACTTGCGTTAAGTGAAGAACAAAAAAAAGCTTATGAAAATGCTATTAAAAATCTAGCAAGAACGACGCCAACTGCTACAAGCGAACTAATAGCAATGAGTGGAGCACTCATTCAAAATGGCGTAAGTGCTAGTAGTCTAAATGAAATGACAACTCTGACTAATAAGGTTGCAATCGGATTTGGATTAGATAGCACAAAAGCAGCAGAACTAACAGGCAAACTTCATCAAATGTGGTTAAAAGCTGATGAGATAAATCTACTTGCAGGTCAAATTCATAATCTTGGCGAGAGTTTGCAAACCAACCCACAAGCCATATTAAATGTAGTGGATAAATTAGGTGAAAGTGGTAAGCAAATCGGATTTAGCTTAGAACAAACCGCTGCACTTAGTGGAGCGTTAAATAGTTTAGGTGTAGGTGCAAATGAAAGCGAAAAAGCAATAGAAAAGCTTTATGAAAGCTTTGCAAAAGGCGATAATAATGCGTTTTTGCAAATGGGAATAGACCCACAAGACTTTGCTAACGCACTTAAGCAAAATACAGATGTTACGCTTCAAGCTTTTATGAAAATGATAAGCAAATATGACAGCCACACACAAAAACAACTTTTAACAAGCTTGGTGGGTGCTAAAGAAAGCACGGCGTTATTAAAACTAGCTCACAATATGGATATTTACACCAAAGCTAAAAAGAAAATGAATGATGCGAACGCCAAATCTAAGCTTGATGGCGAAGTTGCAGCAGTACAACAAGGCTTTAATAATCAGCTTAAAGTTTTTAATAATAGTGTTACGGATTTATGGCAAAACATAGGAAACGCACTTTTGCCAACTGTTAGCACGCTTTTAGATTATCTTACAAGTGGCATTCAGCTTGTAAGTGATTTTACGGCAAATCATCAAACGCTAACTCAAGTAATCGTTGGTGGTGTTAGTGCTTTAGTAGCTTATAAGAGTGCTTTATTTGCCCTTGAAAGCGGGAAAAATATCTTTAAATTAATAGGCTTACCAATTACAGCTTTAAATGAGCGTATAAAACTTAGCGCTTTTTTGGCTCGTGGCACGGGAACAGCTATGCAAACAAGCTCAAAGCTTAGTATAAGTTCTATTTGGGCTGTATCAAGGGCTTTAACTTTAGCTTGCGCTAGTAACCCCATCGGCTTAATCATTACTGCTATTGTTGGAATTGGTTTTGCAGTGTGGAAAAATTGGGATATTATAAAATCCTTTTTTAGTGGTGTTTATGATGGTTTTATGAGTGCATTTGCTCCGATTACTGAAAGCTTGACCCCTACATTTAACACAATAGGTAATGTTATTAGCTGGGTGTGGGATAAGATAAAAGCATTTTTTAGCTTTTTTACTACACAAACAGAGTATTCAAGCGAACAGCTAGAGAATGCAAGAAGCACAGGTGAGCGTTTCGGACAAGGACTAGCTAAAGCATTTGAGATAGTTATGATGCCAGTGCGTGGACTAATTTATCTTATGCAAGAGCTTATTTCTTGGATTACAAAAGCCTACGATTACACGGTAGGACTAATTGATAAAGCTAGTGAGATTAAAAGCAAAATAGGAGATAGTATAGGCGACGCATGGGATAACACCAAAAAAGCTTTCAGTACAGGCTTTGGCTTGTGGGGAGATGATGAGCCAAAGGTAGAACAAAAAGCAATCAAAAACACGCAAGTAAATGAGCTAATAAAACTAAACGTAGAGTATGATAAAGCTAAGCAAGAGCAAGTAATAAACAATCAAAATAAGCAAAAAAGCATAACTGACAATAAGCAAATAAATATTTATGTAGACAATCAGCAATCAGCACAAGAAATAGCAACGATAGTACAAGCTCAAGATTATAGCTTTGCTGATATGTAG
- a CDS encoding EI24 domain-containing protein gives MNNLILAIKDFFTFRFLAFSFVPLIVSSLIFIIIFKFFINYITSIDFNEEAFSFFLGIYILHALQILIFILGNVFGAYLSVNLSIIFALIIISFLTPLIVKAINLKHYNYNKLDEVSFSYTCWMIFKLFMKFGFLLFCVLISYLIPIINIFSSIFLFFLMFYLFFNLLMIDVASCVLNKNDFLKFNPLKFHYIMWVFLFYLICNIPWIGFFLPVFIVIFLTHLMYQKELLVKSMLIDYK, from the coding sequence ATGAATAATCTTATTTTAGCAATAAAAGACTTTTTTACATTTAGATTTTTAGCATTTTCTTTTGTGCCTTTAATAGTAAGCTCATTAATATTTATCATAATATTTAAGTTTTTTATAAATTACATAACTAGTATAGATTTTAACGAAGAAGCTTTTAGTTTTTTTCTTGGAATATATATTCTACACGCTTTGCAAATACTAATATTTATATTAGGAAATGTATTTGGTGCTTATTTATCAGTTAATTTATCCATAATTTTTGCCCTAATAATTATTTCATTTTTAACACCATTAATAGTAAAAGCAATTAATTTAAAGCATTACAATTACAACAAACTAGATGAAGTTAGCTTTAGCTATACTTGTTGGATGATATTTAAATTATTTATGAAATTTGGTTTTTTATTATTTTGTGTTTTAATTTCTTATCTTATCCCAATAATTAACATATTTTCTAGCATATTTTTATTCTTTTTAATGTTTTATTTATTTTTTAATTTATTAATGATTGATGTTGCTAGCTGTGTATTAAATAAAAATGATTTTTTAAAATTTAACCCATTAAAATTTCATTATATTATGTGGGTTTTCTTGTTTTATTTGATTTGTAATATACCTTGGATAGGATTTTTCTTACCTGTATTTATTGTGATTTTTTTAACCCATTTAATGTATCAAAAAGAATTGCTTGTAAAAAGTATGTTAATTGATTATAAATAA
- a CDS encoding ABC transporter substrate-binding protein, giving the protein MKKVLIFLLVFISNNLLADLIKVAIKNPPTNINPIYNPNNDVVKLLYSGLFYKNNNQELVPVLITSYKVSNDKLKYEFKLQKGLYFIKNNVNYGEFSAEDVKITYDTIKNKLYNSSYEQFYNNILDIDIIDKYTIEFVLKSPDNDFLNNLTLGIMSKNALIKYGLSWFNTDAIGLGTYHLKQYSNEQIVLIKNQNAILKPNNDGVVLKIYQNDVQIKNALNNNIVDVGLINYKNLKNIDEDIEYKVLKSTHSIALNLNNKIIYNRKLRYAISLAICSKQISNQFPNLIISKYANNCNKEEARKLLNELGYFKERKSIDLNINKENNVNYFKKLDIPLKLEIFVDNKEYFNIAENIATQLKDFGILTTILPSSNDEYEASKIIDIEYNHNINFIKILNSNKKDKTQTKTTINEFQENYYKEFQEQIKFNQPYIFLVDYNYYLAYSKNVFGIDDMLVGFNGSGLLSQVINWYKYE; this is encoded by the coding sequence ATGAAAAAAGTTTTAATTTTTCTTTTAGTTTTTATTTCAAACAATCTATTAGCTGATTTAATAAAAGTAGCAATCAAAAATCCTCCTACAAACATAAACCCTATATATAATCCAAACAATGATGTCGTGAAATTATTATATTCTGGACTATTTTATAAAAACAATAATCAAGAATTAGTCCCTGTATTAATAACTTCTTATAAGGTTAGTAATGATAAATTAAAATATGAATTTAAACTTCAAAAAGGCTTATATTTTATAAAAAATAATGTAAATTATGGAGAATTCAGCGCCGAAGATGTAAAAATAACCTATGATACTATCAAAAATAAATTATACAATTCTTCTTACGAACAATTTTATAATAATATTTTAGATATTGATATCATAGATAAATACACAATAGAATTTGTTTTAAAAAGTCCAGATAATGATTTTTTAAATAATCTTACTTTAGGCATAATGTCTAAAAATGCCTTGATTAAATATGGTTTAAGTTGGTTTAATACTGATGCAATAGGTCTTGGTACTTATCACTTAAAGCAATATAGTAACGAACAAATAGTATTAATAAAAAATCAAAATGCTATATTAAAACCAAATAACGATGGAGTGGTTCTTAAAATATATCAAAATGATGTGCAAATTAAAAACGCTTTAAATAATAACATAGTTGATGTAGGTCTTATTAATTATAAAAATCTTAAAAATATTGATGAAGATATAGAATATAAGGTATTAAAATCAACTCATTCAATAGCATTAAATCTAAATAATAAAATTATTTATAATAGAAAATTACGCTATGCAATATCTCTAGCAATATGCTCAAAACAAATTTCAAATCAGTTTCCAAATCTCATAATTAGCAAATATGCAAACAATTGCAATAAAGAAGAAGCAAGAAAACTTTTAAACGAATTAGGATATTTCAAAGAAAGAAAAAGCATTGATTTAAATATTAATAAAGAAAACAATGTTAATTATTTTAAAAAGCTTGATATTCCTTTAAAATTAGAAATTTTTGTAGATAATAAAGAATATTTTAACATAGCAGAAAATATTGCAACTCAGCTAAAAGATTTTGGTATTTTAACCACTATTTTACCAAGCAGTAATGATGAATACGAAGCAAGCAAAATAATAGACATAGAATATAATCACAATATAAACTTTATTAAAATATTAAATTCTAACAAAAAAGATAAAACTCAAACAAAAACTACTATAAATGAATTTCAAGAAAATTATTATAAAGAATTTCAAGAGCAAATTAAGTTTAATCAACCTTATATATTTTTAGTTGATTATAACTATTATTTAGCCTACTCAAAAAATGTTTTTGGTATCGATGATATGCTTGTAGGATTTAATGGAAGTGGGTTATTATCTCAAGTTATAAATTGGTATAAATATGAATAA
- the fldA gene encoding flavodoxin FldA produces the protein MSVAVVFGSAMGNTEGAAEKIAEALGAELLNIADVDADKLNSFDKLVCGTSTWGSGDLQDDWESFDFSGLNLAGKTVAVFGMGDSSSYSDTFCGGMGKLAAALKEAGANLVGSVSTDGYDFEDSEAVVDGKFVGLALDNDNQEDLTDERIANWVAQIKANF, from the coding sequence ATGTCAGTAGCAGTAGTTTTCGGAAGTGCTATGGGAAATACAGAAGGTGCAGCAGAAAAAATCGCTGAAGCTTTAGGAGCAGAATTATTAAACATTGCTGATGTTGATGCTGATAAACTAAATAGTTTTGATAAATTAGTATGCGGAACTTCAACTTGGGGAAGCGGTGATTTACAAGATGATTGGGAAAGCTTTGATTTTAGTGGATTAAACTTAGCTGGTAAAACTGTAGCTGTATTTGGTATGGGCGATAGCTCAAGCTACTCAGATACATTCTGCGGTGGTATGGGTAAATTAGCTGCGGCTTTAAAAGAAGCTGGTGCAAATCTAGTTGGTTCGGTTTCAACTGATGGTTATGATTTTGAAGATTCAGAAGCAGTAGTTGATGGCAAATTTGTAGGTCTTGCATTAGATAATGACAATCAAGAAGATTTAACTGATGAAAGAATTGCAAATTGGGTAGCACAAATTAAGGCTAATTTCTAA
- a CDS encoding flavocytochrome c produces MKNENRRKFLKFSSLVYGSMVAPNMLFSEEISIEDIKWDEYYDAVVIGSGFAGSAAMLSLLDNGIKNVAIIDKMPYLGGNSAYSGGSMAVAGSKLQERDGIKDDIELHIKDTLKSGKNLNDLELVNIMINDGVKTLNWLIDNGVNFKWVSRSGGHSVPRSHSAGAGSYITRPLQEQIVNRGGKILTRVIMDEIIYDKNHKVIGIKVREKYQFNFERGYEEKNNKSGIVKYYRTYGGIILATGGWGADLKFRQIFDSSLRDDVLTTNHLGATGYTAQKLINDGVKFIDMQYIQSMHVTSQDEGGFGFAYRWITRAYAYGMMVNPKTGKRFVNEITDRKQGSDAILAMNEKGLNPPVLIMDINGTKTVDIEDLNRGLLVGAVKQFETMDELIAHYNINKEPFLEQLKRYNEYVELASKDKDYKDPEFNRNFSDYKGKYIKIEKAPFFAARPGPKVHHCMGGVKTNKDCEVYNNDLELIKGLYACGEITGGRHGYNRLGSNAVLDCLVYGKRAGNTLAKNYNLIRG; encoded by the coding sequence ATGAAAAACGAAAATAGAAGAAAATTTTTGAAATTTTCTAGTTTAGTTTATGGCTCTATGGTAGCTCCAAATATGTTATTTTCTGAAGAAATTAGCATCGAAGATATTAAATGGGATGAATACTACGATGCTGTTGTAATAGGTAGTGGTTTTGCAGGAAGTGCTGCGATGCTAAGTCTTTTAGACAATGGTATTAAAAATGTTGCTATCATTGATAAAATGCCTTATTTGGGAGGTAATTCTGCTTATTCAGGTGGTTCTATGGCAGTAGCTGGTTCAAAACTTCAAGAAAGAGATGGGATAAAAGATGATATAGAGCTACATATAAAAGATACTTTAAAAAGTGGTAAAAATCTAAATGACCTTGAATTAGTTAATATTATGATTAACGATGGAGTTAAGACTCTTAATTGGCTAATAGATAATGGGGTTAATTTTAAATGGGTTAGTAGAAGTGGTGGCCATAGCGTTCCACGTTCTCATTCTGCTGGAGCTGGTAGTTATATCACAAGACCATTGCAAGAACAAATTGTTAATAGAGGTGGCAAAATCCTTACTAGGGTTATAATGGATGAAATAATTTATGATAAAAATCATAAAGTAATAGGAATAAAGGTTAGAGAAAAATATCAATTTAATTTTGAGCGAGGATATGAAGAAAAAAATAATAAAAGTGGAATTGTTAAATATTATAGAACTTATGGAGGAATTATATTAGCAACAGGAGGTTGGGGAGCTGATTTAAAGTTTAGACAAATATTTGATTCAAGCTTAAGAGATGATGTTTTAACCACAAATCACTTAGGAGCTACCGGTTATACAGCACAAAAACTAATTAATGATGGTGTTAAATTTATTGATATGCAATATATTCAAAGTATGCATGTAACAAGTCAAGATGAAGGTGGCTTTGGATTTGCATATAGATGGATCACTAGAGCTTATGCTTATGGAATGATGGTAAATCCTAAAACAGGAAAAAGATTTGTAAATGAAATCACAGATAGAAAACAAGGAAGTGATGCAATACTTGCAATGAATGAAAAAGGTTTAAATCCACCAGTTTTAATTATGGATATTAACGGAACAAAAACTGTTGATATAGAAGATTTAAATAGGGGGTTATTAGTTGGTGCAGTAAAGCAATTTGAAACAATGGATGAATTAATAGCACATTATAATATTAATAAAGAGCCTTTCTTAGAGCAGTTAAAAAGATACAATGAATATGTTGAATTAGCTTCAAAAGATAAAGATTATAAAGACCCAGAATTTAATCGTAATTTTTCAGACTACAAAGGAAAATATATAAAAATAGAAAAAGCTCCATTTTTTGCAGCAAGACCAGGTCCAAAGGTTCATCACTGCATGGGTGGTGTAAAGACCAATAAAGACTGCGAAGTTTATAACAATGATTTAGAACTTATAAAAGGTCTATATGCTTGTGGTGAAATTACAGGTGGAAGACATGGTTACAATAGATTAGGTTCAAATGCTGTTTTAGATTGTTTAGTGTATGGAAAAAGAGCTGGTAATACTCTAGCTAAAAATTATAATTTAATAAGGGGATAA
- a CDS encoding cytochrome c3 family protein, protein MRFVAFICFFTCILFANENVLRDSLGNVSVDFSEKAYEVKGIHKKLNLKCNDCHLEVQAKDYSSAMLNSCIKCHGDYSKLAEYTAGYGHNNNVHQSPHYEKLDCDNCHKTHKPSVNMCTRCHTQEILKNLKVK, encoded by the coding sequence ATGAGATTTGTAGCTTTTATTTGTTTTTTTACCTGTATATTGTTTGCAAATGAAAATGTTTTAAGAGATTCTTTAGGTAATGTTAGTGTTGATTTTAGTGAAAAAGCTTATGAAGTAAAAGGCATACATAAAAAGCTTAATCTAAAATGCAATGATTGTCATTTAGAAGTTCAAGCTAAAGATTATTCATCAGCTATGTTAAATAGTTGTATTAAATGTCACGGAGATTATTCAAAATTAGCAGAATATACAGCAGGTTACGGACATAACAACAATGTTCATCAAAGCCCGCATTATGAAAAGTTAGATTGTGATAATTGCCATAAAACACACAAACCATCTGTAAATATGTGCACACGTTGTCATACACAAGAAATATTAAAAAATTTAAAAGTTAAATAA
- a CDS encoding NapC/NirT family cytochrome c, giving the protein MKNKIAFIGLIVVITLVLVFLGNKVIHVTGKYPFCGSCHSWDGPIAITNVNDDIHGAKNPKGVVVNCADCHLPHDNLAKYLFNKAKNGVAEGFTTLTKDPSKKDWLVNREHARKNYTFDSSCLKCHENAFNKEDENILPIHKTYLGFKGSTDEMKCTDCHKHIGHKDLAKTLYDLKDTTPHSWEEWELKRANSFK; this is encoded by the coding sequence ATGAAAAATAAAATTGCTTTTATTGGTTTAATAGTAGTTATTACTTTAGTTTTAGTGTTTTTAGGTAATAAAGTTATTCATGTAACTGGAAAATATCCATTCTGTGGAAGCTGTCATTCTTGGGATGGACCTATTGCTATTACAAATGTAAATGATGATATTCACGGAGCAAAAAATCCTAAAGGAGTAGTTGTTAATTGTGCTGATTGTCATTTGCCACATGATAATTTAGCTAAATATTTATTTAATAAGGCTAAAAATGGAGTAGCAGAAGGTTTTACAACTCTTACAAAAGATCCAAGTAAAAAAGATTGGTTAGTAAACAGAGAACACGCTAGAAAAAACTACACCTTTGATAGCTCTTGCTTAAAATGCCATGAGAATGCTTTTAATAAAGAAGATGAAAATATTTTACCTATTCATAAAACTTATTTAGGCTTTAAGGGTAGCACAGATGAAATGAAATGTACTGATTGTCATAAACATATAGGTCATAAAGATTTAGCAAAAACTTTATATGATTTAAAGGATACAACTCCACATAGTTGGGAAGAATGGGAGCTTAAAAGAGCTAATTCTTTTAAATAA